A genomic region of Bacillota bacterium contains the following coding sequences:
- a CDS encoding endospore germination permease: MKLAKISNRQLLFILFMMRTTVVIALLPVLTSADAAQDAWLAAILTFFTSALVVILIASLGTRYPEETIIEYGARLVGMWPAKLVALVVLWALLVIASTDVRIYGEMLVTGFLGGTPLTFIIGGMVLVATVAAWNGIEVIARMADVLFPLFALMLVLSLVMILPLVRLQNLQPVLARGIGPILQSSITPTAIAAQSLVLTVLIPSLTAPKLATRTALWALAGASLVLVLVSVATVGILGPSQAARSVFPFYALVRSIEVTEFLQRIEALAMFTWGFGLFIGVSTVLYCGAYGLAQVLGIADYRPLVFPMAVIQTTLSVQAYKDVFQVLTFFKPRIVGPYVLSWFVLSLLPLWIAHLVRTALGHRNKGSG, encoded by the coding sequence GTGAAACTAGCAAAAATATCTAATCGCCAATTGTTGTTCATCTTGTTTATGATGCGTACCACGGTGGTAATTGCGTTACTACCGGTTCTTACCTCCGCTGATGCTGCTCAGGATGCCTGGTTAGCCGCTATCCTAACCTTCTTTACCTCTGCGCTAGTAGTGATATTGATTGCTTCTTTGGGAACCAGGTATCCGGAAGAAACCATAATAGAATACGGAGCCAGATTGGTGGGCATGTGGCCAGCCAAGCTCGTAGCGTTAGTAGTCTTATGGGCGCTGCTGGTAATTGCCTCTACCGATGTGCGCATCTACGGCGAAATGTTGGTTACTGGCTTTCTTGGCGGAACACCGCTGACTTTTATTATCGGTGGCATGGTGTTGGTGGCCACAGTGGCTGCTTGGAATGGAATCGAGGTTATTGCCCGCATGGCCGATGTTTTGTTTCCGTTGTTTGCCCTGATGCTGGTGTTGAGCCTGGTTATGATACTGCCTTTAGTTCGGTTGCAGAATCTGCAGCCAGTGCTGGCCCGGGGGATTGGTCCGATACTGCAAAGCAGCATAACACCCACTGCCATCGCAGCTCAGTCACTGGTGCTGACTGTGCTTATCCCTTCCTTAACTGCACCGAAGCTGGCTACGCGGACGGCGCTATGGGCTCTGGCCGGGGCGTCGTTGGTATTAGTCTTGGTATCGGTAGCAACTGTCGGGATACTGGGTCCTTCACAAGCAGCCCGATCAGTCTTTCCGTTCTATGCTTTGGTAAGGTCGATCGAAGTAACTGAGTTCTTACAGCGGATAGAAGCGTTGGCCATGTTCACTTGGGGATTCGGTCTGTTTATTGGTGTCTCCACTGTTTTGTATTGTGGGGCCTACGGCCTGGCCCAAGTGCTGGGAATTGCCGATTACCGGCCGCTGGTGTTTCCCATGGCTGTAATCCAAACCACTTTGTCCGTGCAGGCGTACAAAGATGTGTTCCAAGTCCTAACCTTTTTTAAACCACGAATAGTTGGCCCCTACGTCTTGTCCTGGTTCGTTTTGTCCCTGCTTCCCCTATGGATAGCTCATCTGGTACGTACGGCCTTAGGCCACCGGAACAAGGGCAGCGGGTAG